A region of the Andrena cerasifolii isolate SP2316 chromosome 15, iyAndCera1_principal, whole genome shotgun sequence genome:
AGCTTAATTCAATaaccgagagagaaagagggtgcCACGGCGGGGGTGTGGCTTGTGCCCTGTTACGGGGAGACGTGTTTGGTCACTGTCTGCCGCTCTCTCGATCCTGATTCGTTCAGCCGCTCGCCCACCCCCGTGCCCGCCGCGGGGGAACAGCCACCGCCCCCGACAGCCTCCGCGCTCATCCCCGTCCCGTGCGCCACCCCCGCCCGCACAGAACCTCTCCCCAACAGCCATCAGGCCGAATGAACGCTATCATTCGATGATGCCACCCCCCTACAGGTCTCGATTTTACGATCGATTCCGGGGCAGGCCGCGCTGGACACGAGCAACACGCTTCCAGCAGCCTCGAGCTACCCTCCGGTGTGTTTACGCCTGTGTCCTATGCGACTGTCTTGGTGCAACGAGAGCTTGGTTATCCGGCTCTGATGATGTTAGACGCCATTAACATGATTACCGATACTTGACTGCTGATGCACGGGGTACTCTGGGTCCTGTGAAGAGGTTAGGTGGACGTTGAATCTCGATGATGTCTGAGATTTGATCTTGATGATTTATCTTCCTATATGGTGACATAGATTTTTACTTGATGCCTCTTCTTAGAATTTTACATTGCAGTGTGATGATTGTACTCTTCATTCAGGTATTTGTAAATTTGTCCTGAGGGGTTTCATGTGCGCTGTGTTTAGTAAGGTGCCTTAGTGTGAGAGGTGTTTTGGAGGATTTAGTTGTTGAATGTGGAGGAAGTTACTAAATATTCAATGGGGCCATAAACACTTTGAAGTGTCCTTTCAGTTGTACCAACCTCGTACCGcagttattttattaattaaaatacgaATCCGTGTGGAATTAAACGTTCCTATTATactgatataaaataatatcaTTTGGTGTTCGTTGAGCTAAATAAGACAATGTCTTGAACTGCCATCTTTCAGTATTACTGTACactaagagaaaataaaaaccttAACCTTAAAAGAATATCACCTTCTCAGCAATTTCCCTAAATAACAGGCTGTATAGATGAATCTTGCCGAACACAGTGCAACTCACATAAAAAAAAGCACTATGATCTAGAACGGGAAGGTTATATTCCCTAGGAATTAACCTATCGCACAAATATTTACCAGCACGGAAATGAAGGATGAAGAGAATATGGAGCGTGAAGTATGATGTATCAGCAGATAGGGAAATTACATGACTAAACATGACACGGGGGTTGAACTTGCCGTACGTGGTAGGAACCTGTGCGACACTTGTTTCGCACTTGTTCTCACGGAAGGGCCACGATGAGAGCAGTCCTGAAGCTCGACCCTCTTCCCCGTGCCTCGTCCCAGGAGAATTCTCTTGCAGGGTACGCGAAACGTAGTGTGCCGCGCAACACCAAACCACCCTGTGCTGTGTATACAGAGAACACACTGGAACCGGGCTCCCCATTGGCGTAGACTTGTCAATAATTCCTCCGAACCAAAGGGGGATCCAGCTGCTCCGAGTATTTGTAACGCCGTCATTAAAATTACAATCCCATATAAACGGCGTCTAAAGACTAGGGTTtgccggtttttatttataaatttgtaaaattcgaaaacaggtttttaaattttaaaaaaatactagtaTTAATAGGCAGAAAtgaattcattatttaattaaaaacgttaacatttttacttgaaatcgcctcggacacaagcatattgtagtaggtaacagttgaCTGTAAACCTAATCTTCATGagatcatattttcagaaaaaaatactaaatggaataaagatttataatttggtaccgctttttacaagatttatattttatatggatttttgttatttttagttatttttcatttggttttgtatgcaggcTATTTtagtttgttatatttttgtaattccataatattaaggaaactgaatttttttaaagtaagtaCAAAtacttatttactattttaattataatttttttgtgaaaattaggTAACAAAAGTAAAGAATAAAAATCGGAGAGCAGAAAAATGTGCCAGATATTGCTACGCTTATGTTCTGCATAACATCacgaaaagaaaatttacatGCTTCAAAATGCAagcttttgttaaataattcaTATTAAGAAATTTAACTGTGTATCGATAAAtttgttgaaataaattaaGGGCTAAGTTCATTtatgattattttcaatttcataaTATTTGAGTACTACTTGCAGAATTTGTACAATTGTGCAAATGAATTCGTAAGAAAAAGGGTAATAACCTGTTGAAAGGTAAGTGGACTAAAATTAGACTACCCCGTATGTACGCCAATGGGTATGAACGCAAACATggttgcgcgcgcgcgcactcATGTAAACGCGAGTTTCGTCTTTTATATCAATACAGAGAACCGTCAACCCCCCTTAGCGGTCTGATACATATGTCCTTGATTTGTCCGGAGAATAATATTCTCCTGGAAAGTTGATTAAATATTGGTTACTGATCTCGGGGCCCCTTCACCCCCGCTGCGATTCCACCCCATCGACTCGAAGACCCATAGGAATACAATTTAATATTTCCACGTTCGCGAGAaagcctatttttctctccgtcACAGTCGACGATTTTCCCATTGCCTCCCGTTTTTCCCACACGCGTACGCGTTGCAAAACAAATCACTCGATTTTGTTCAATGGGACCTCGATTATTCGGGGTCCCGGTTATCCGGAGTATATACAGtgctagaaatatttattacatcacACGAATAAACACGTTGTTACTTACAACTGTCTAGAAAAATATTACTGTAAATTTGAGAGTGTAAAGTTAATTTAGTGAAAGGTTTTAATcttagtaaaataataatttgaagCGTAAAGCTGGTATTATTTAAGACTTTTTACTGTGTAATTAAGTGCTCCACGATTAGCTTTACAGTCACTAGACCGAATCTAATTTGAAAATCTATTGAACTTTATTGAACGTAAATTCTCTTAATACATCGGATAAACGAGATCATCTACCTAAACCCTACTACACAGGTTGCCCTAGTATCGATGGTAGATACAACCAAGGAGGGGGTGATTCCACGTgagaaaataagtcgaaaatgtagaataaatttttttcatttgaggctttgttttcgagaaaatcgacttcaaacatttttcgagtAACTGTGCACTTAACGATTCCTTATCAATATTATGTGCTATTATTTATTTCTGTCTGCTTAGAGTGGGTTAAGCCATAAAATCTCTTATCACAAATAATGTCACTTTCTTCTCGCATGCGTCAATGGACTCGTCCAATTACCGTTATGCGATATAAAATGGACTGGCCCACCCAGCCTAATGAgacgtaaaatatattaacagaGTAATTTATATTGCCTGCCTGTAAAATGTTACCGAGGCTTGATTAAAATCGCTTGCAATTATTCGTTCGCTTTCCACTTTTGCGCGACATTATTAGCAGTTAATCCCGTTTGCCCCGTATTACCTGCACCGTTATTTTCTCTACTGCAACTCGTATTATCGTATCGAGCTTTTCTATTAGATCGTCTATGCATTTTGCATCTGCATCGAACAATTCTCAGATAAGCGAACTCACTAATTTTCATTCTGGAAACTTCCGAATTCTACAGTCAGTGTCAAACTGACAACGATGATTACGATAATAATGAGCATTCTCGATCAGACACGGAATTTTCGTCACAATGACAATAGGAGAGTGCATTTACCGCCAAGCTACTAGTTCAGGACCCTGTCGACAGGAGGCGCTTCGATCATTCACACTTGAAAATTTTCCTTTGCAATTATTATATTCATTACGTGAATTAACTGCTGGATAATTGACATTTTAATaggcaaataatataaaatgggAATTAAATTTgctgttattttaaattaagGGTATTTGATTTTGTAAAGCTTGATGTTTTAACGGGAGCAGATGGCGCCACTATCGTGGCGAAACTCTACTATTGGCGCGAAGAAAGCGGAAGTGGAGGTGTAAAAGATGAAAGAAGACGATGACTGCTGAAGAATAGTTTCGAAACAGTTTTAAATCAGTATATTTCTTAATCGACACTAGTTTTTGCTGAATTCAAGCTCTGCCTTCGTCTGTGAGGTATATAACTGTTCCCTGCCTTTTACTTCGTAACTTTTTACCGCTTCTTTCAACTGCTTGAACGTAGGCGTTAGTCACCTTCAAGTCCACACGATTCGACAGGATTATTCTATTTCGGGAAGCTCAGGAGCAGATTTTCGTAAAGAAGAAAACTCAAAGTCAGtcgaaaattacatttttaatgtTAATAGTGTTACAAAGGAAACGCCGGCGCCAATGTCTGAGTATTTcataaataaatggaaaattagaATTCTGCTTGATCGGCATCAGATGCCTGCAAACTGAATCGccactttctttccttttcataCAAAAAGAAACTCAACGTCTTAAATAATCTTCCAAACACGACTATCGCTTATGTATTTAAACCTTTACATTTTCACGAATGTACAAAGCCAAGGGGGCCAACAAAAATATCCTTTCTGAAAACCTCTAGTTCAATCACTAATTAACTGGGCCATTTATTGGCCAGCTCTTCCAGAATACAGACTCCACAAATGCTTGCAAaaatgattgcaaaaagaaaacgTAATAAATAGTTTTTATTCACGGACCTTATCAAATatactagaaaaaaatatacgttATATATTACACACTTTGCGAGATTTGGCACATAGATGTCTGATAGAAAAGCGCTTGGGTCCTTGCGCAAGCGTTGCTTACAATTGGGCGCTGTGGAACGGAAccaatgaaacaaattttaattacaCACTTCTTACTGCAAGCCGTGATAAAACCGAGTATTGTTACCATGAGTGGGCCGATAACGTAGCTCTCCCCAATTAACATTAGCCCGCTGCAAATGTTTCATATTATCCGCCTGTTGCAAGTTAGTCGCGATTCCCTCGCACTCAGCGCTGCTAATGCCCAGCACGCTTTGCTTCGGAACGTGCAGCCCGCACACGTTCGGGGAATCCTGAACGCACCGAACGCTCGGTTGGCAGTCCTGTCGGCACAGGACCATCTGTCTGCGATGGCCGCATCCCTCGTAGGGCGCATCGTGGCCCAAGTTCTGCTGCTGAACGTACACCACCTTGTTCTGCTCGCTCGTTGGCACGAGTATAATTTTCTGAGCAGGCTCTTGAGGTCGCGAGACAACGCGATAATTCATATTTGGGTTGATTACTTCTACGTTATCGACCGGGGCAACGGGCTCACTGTTCTGCACGTATATCGGAAGCTTATGAGTCTTGGAGTCTTTCTCGAAAGCTAGGTACTTGATGGGTGGCTCCTCCAGCATCACAGTGCTCCCAATGCACTGGCTGCTGGTAAAACTCATCCCCGACTCGCGCTCTTCCATGGGCAATATCTTCAGATTCTGCACCCCGTTGAGGATCCCAATCTCGCCCACGTCCTCCCGGCAGCAACGTCCATTCTGTAACTGTCGAGGGTCCTCAACTGTGCACGGTCTGTTATCGATGTAGTTCGACGAGCTGCTTGAGTCCTGGCGCTGGTCCACGAGTACATAGCAAAATCTTTGGTCCTTCTCGTGGGACTTCTGGCTACTTTCGCATTGTTTGTGCTGCTGCATCCTCCTCAGCAGCACTTTCTCGCAGATCACAGGCTCCTCCTGAGCGACACCAGGCTCCTTGAACTCCTGGCTGCTGTAGTTGGAGGTGTCCGTGCTCTGCGAGCAGTGGAACGATCGGTAACAGTTAGCGGACACTCGCTGGCAATTCCTGTGCGCCGTACAGATATCTTTCGTAGACTTCTCCTGAGGAAGGCTTTTCCTCTTTAAGCAGACGTTGCTCGCTGTCCCATCGGAGATCAGATTATTCACGCGCAAACAGTGGCCTATGTTGCGGGAGTCCTTCTTCGTGAACATTATCGTTTTGTGTACTGGAGGCTCCGCGCGTTGCTTGTTGGTTGGCAAAATATCGTTGATGGTTTGTAGTCGCTGCTTGGGCTCCACTTGCGGGTAAGGGTTCCTTATGAAGCGCACCTCGTCCTTGCGCAGACTTGGCGATGCAATTACACAAGTTTGCACGTTCAGGTCTGACACGCTGCTAGCGTCGAATAACACGTTTGCGGAAGCTGACCTTTCCAGTACTTTCGAGGTTCGATTTAGCTCCGTTATCAGAGGTCCCGGGTCGAAGAGGTCGTTCTGCTTTAACGCGGAGTGTAGAAACATTTCCCGCGGCTCTTCGATACTGTCCATCGTCTCGGTAAATAAATTCACTGGATTATTACTACCGCATCTTCGAAGTATCGCAGGGATGTGCTTCTGGCACTTCGCTTTAATCTGCTGGGACGCCTTGAACGCGTGCTTCCCCGAGTCCCTTCTCGCTGCACTGTTTAAGGAATGCATCGTTTGCGTACGCTGATTCCTGCGCTTTATCAAATGCTTCTTAACTGCAAAGTCGTTTGATAATTCCGCCTCGTTCGGCAGGAAAAGGACCGTTTTGCTTGCTTTCTTCATCCTCTCAGTTCTGTTCTGATGCGTGGGAACGGGGTTTTCAAAGTATTTCGGACTGCTGCTCTTCGACGTGGACATAGCAGAGTGATTCACCTCGAGGGAGCTAGGAAGATACTGATTTGTACGAGTCAAACAGTTGTCAGATTTATTTTCAGTCGCTCTTTTAGTCCGCTTTGACTCTGCGACAGTTTCTAGCCCTGCGCGAATACCCGGCCCTTGCAGCAGGGACAAATCAAACAGTAGATTAGGCGTGGGAACTTGGTTCCATTTTCCATTCAAATTGAAACCCCTTTCAACCAATAATACAGTCGAAGGTCCCTgcgaattattttcttccttgCTGGCTCTACAACGATCTTGGCGCCCTGGATTTCCCTTAACCGCAGACGGGATCTCTGCGCCCGTCCTGTAAGTGGAAGAGCGGTACCCGGTTTCTgaagaaagctcattttcggACGAAAGGCTGGGGGTTTCGCAGCGATTCAACACTGTATTACGTTTAATCATATCCCtcaaaaattgattttgaaaggaCTCCGCGTATATGCTTCTTAGCTTTTTCTTCACGGTTACTAGGGGATCTGCAAACGACCAATGGCGAACGTGAGCAATTAATTGTGCAAATGGCCACGCAAAATGGGGTACCTGCTGTAAATTGATCCAGAGAATTGTGGCCCTCGAAATTCTTCGACGAAATCGTGGCACAAAGCTCCTCGTACCGGTTGACCGCGGAACGACGACAATTTTCCGGGTGAATTAGTGTCTCGCTTTGGAGGCATTTCTCTAAGAATCCGCCGTGTCTCGAAGGACCTTTTGCTGCCTGCTCGTCTTTCTGGCACCGCTTCTGTCTGCAAACActtgtgatttttttaattcgtcTTAAATAGTACTGTGTTGCGTCTCTTTCAATGGTTTGCATCTTTCATGC
Encoded here:
- the LOC143376808 gene encoding uncharacterized protein LOC143376808 isoform X3, which encodes MGKVVRDTAASGSSEDQRRKTVRVEQKVRAKKKKRKRDLTDLHEKLYKSKKSKETKITGKLCRPRNSKKICNRILPRPLTGIYRNGATGKDIRRSQTKAPVNDINNARLQGNVLKLLHGYDSKSKGVVVENGTEEASKDPLLDSTIKTILHPTPPGSESISPVLGKVDGVCRQKRCQKDEQAAKGPSRHGGFLEKCLQSETLIHPENCRRSAVNRYEELCATISSKNFEGHNSLDQFTADPLVTVKKKLRSIYAESFQNQFLRDMIKRNTVLNRCETPSLSSENELSSETGYRSSTYRTGAEIPSAVKGNPGRQDRCRASKEENNSQGPSTVLLVERGFNLNGKWNQVPTPNLLFDLSLLQGPGIRAGLETVAESKRTKRATENKSDNCLTRTNQYLPSSLEVNHSAMSTSKSSSPKYFENPVPTHQNRTERMKKASKTVLFLPNEAELSNDFAVKKHLIKRRNQRTQTMHSLNSAARRDSGKHAFKASQQIKAKCQKHIPAILRRCGSNNPVNLFTETMDSIEEPREMFLHSALKQNDLFDPGPLITELNRTSKVLERSASANVLFDASSVSDLNVQTCVIASPSLRKDEVRFIRNPYPQVEPKQRLQTINDILPTNKQRAEPPVHKTIMFTKKDSRNIGHCLRVNNLISDGTASNVCLKRKSLPQEKSTKDICTAHRNCQRVSANCYRSFHCSQSTDTSNYSSQEFKEPGVAQEEPVICEKVLLRRMQQHKQCESSQKSHEKDQRFCYVLVDQRQDSSSSSNYIDNRPCTVEDPRQLQNGRCCREDVGEIGILNGVQNLKILPMEERESGMSFTSSQCIGSTVMLEEPPIKYLAFEKDSKTHKLPIYVQNSEPVAPVDNVEVINPNMNYRVVSRPQEPAQKIILVPTSEQNKVVYVQQQNLGHDAPYEGCGHRRQMVLCRQDCQPSVRCVQDSPNVCGLHVPKQSVLGISSAECEGIATNLQQADNMKHLQRANVNWGELRYRPTHAPNCKQRLRKDPSAFLSDIYVPNLAKCVIYNVYFFLVYLIRSVNKNYLLRFLFAIIFASICGVCILEELANKWPS
- the LOC143376808 gene encoding uncharacterized protein LOC143376808 isoform X1, whose amino-acid sequence is MGKVVRDTAASGSSEDQRRKTVRVEQKVRAKKKKRKRDLTDLHEKLYKSKKRNQKPTEFWRSNFVKLLHRFAGIREEYSKETKITGKLCRPRNSKKICNRILPRPLTGIYRNGATGKDIRRSQTKAPVNDINNARLQGNVLKLLHGYDSKSKGVVVENGTEEASKDPLLDSTIKTILHPTPPGSESISPVLGKVDGVCRQKRCQKDEQAAKGPSRHGGFLEKCLQSETLIHPENCRRSAVNRYEELCATISSKNFEGHNSLDQFTADPLVTVKKKLRSIYAESFQNQFLRDMIKRNTVLNRCETPSLSSENELSSETGYRSSTYRTGAEIPSAVKGNPGRQDRCRASKEENNSQGPSTVLLVERGFNLNGKWNQVPTPNLLFDLSLLQGPGIRAGLETVAESKRTKRATENKSDNCLTRTNQYLPSSLEVNHSAMSTSKSSSPKYFENPVPTHQNRTERMKKASKTVLFLPNEAELSNDFAVKKHLIKRRNQRTQTMHSLNSAARRDSGKHAFKASQQIKAKCQKHIPAILRRCGSNNPVNLFTETMDSIEEPREMFLHSALKQNDLFDPGPLITELNRTSKVLERSASANVLFDASSVSDLNVQTCVIASPSLRKDEVRFIRNPYPQVEPKQRLQTINDILPTNKQRAEPPVHKTIMFTKKDSRNIGHCLRVNNLISDGTASNVCLKRKSLPQEKSTKDICTAHRNCQRVSANCYRSFHCSQSTDTSNYSSQEFKEPGVAQEEPVICEKVLLRRMQQHKQCESSQKSHEKDQRFCYVLVDQRQDSSSSSNYIDNRPCTVEDPRQLQNGRCCREDVGEIGILNGVQNLKILPMEERESGMSFTSSQCIGSTVMLEEPPIKYLAFEKDSKTHKLPIYVQNSEPVAPVDNVEVINPNMNYRVVSRPQEPAQKIILVPTSEQNKVVYVQQQNLGHDAPYEGCGHRRQMVLCRQDCQPSVRCVQDSPNVCGLHVPKQSVLGISSAECEGIATNLQQADNMKHLQRANVNWGELRYRPTHAPNCKQRLRKDPSAFLSDIYVPNLAKCVIYNVYFFLVYLIRSVNKNYLLRFLFAIIFASICGVCILEELANKWPS
- the LOC143376808 gene encoding uncharacterized protein LOC143376808 isoform X2 — translated: MGKVVRDTAASGSSEDQRRKTVRVEQKVRAKKKKRKRDLTDLHEKLYKSKKRNQKPTEFWRSNFVKLLHRFAGIREEYSKETKITGKLCRPRNSKKICNRILPRPLTGIYRNGATGKDIRRSQTKAPVNDINNARLQGNVLKLLHGYDSKSKGVVVENGTEEASKDPLLDSTIKTILHPTPPGSESISPVLGKVDGQKRCQKDEQAAKGPSRHGGFLEKCLQSETLIHPENCRRSAVNRYEELCATISSKNFEGHNSLDQFTADPLVTVKKKLRSIYAESFQNQFLRDMIKRNTVLNRCETPSLSSENELSSETGYRSSTYRTGAEIPSAVKGNPGRQDRCRASKEENNSQGPSTVLLVERGFNLNGKWNQVPTPNLLFDLSLLQGPGIRAGLETVAESKRTKRATENKSDNCLTRTNQYLPSSLEVNHSAMSTSKSSSPKYFENPVPTHQNRTERMKKASKTVLFLPNEAELSNDFAVKKHLIKRRNQRTQTMHSLNSAARRDSGKHAFKASQQIKAKCQKHIPAILRRCGSNNPVNLFTETMDSIEEPREMFLHSALKQNDLFDPGPLITELNRTSKVLERSASANVLFDASSVSDLNVQTCVIASPSLRKDEVRFIRNPYPQVEPKQRLQTINDILPTNKQRAEPPVHKTIMFTKKDSRNIGHCLRVNNLISDGTASNVCLKRKSLPQEKSTKDICTAHRNCQRVSANCYRSFHCSQSTDTSNYSSQEFKEPGVAQEEPVICEKVLLRRMQQHKQCESSQKSHEKDQRFCYVLVDQRQDSSSSSNYIDNRPCTVEDPRQLQNGRCCREDVGEIGILNGVQNLKILPMEERESGMSFTSSQCIGSTVMLEEPPIKYLAFEKDSKTHKLPIYVQNSEPVAPVDNVEVINPNMNYRVVSRPQEPAQKIILVPTSEQNKVVYVQQQNLGHDAPYEGCGHRRQMVLCRQDCQPSVRCVQDSPNVCGLHVPKQSVLGISSAECEGIATNLQQADNMKHLQRANVNWGELRYRPTHAPNCKQRLRKDPSAFLSDIYVPNLAKCVIYNVYFFLVYLIRSVNKNYLLRFLFAIIFASICGVCILEELANKWPS